One window of Trichoderma breve strain T069 chromosome 3, whole genome shotgun sequence genomic DNA carries:
- a CDS encoding proteasome subunit domain-containing protein: MDSLVAKYSRPAFAQNEPLEDDELSNELMNPADHLSLNFAMPPIAQPSAWLRAATDDRSNPDCPIKIAHGTTTLAFRFQGGIIVATDSRATAGNWIASQTVKKVIEINSVLLGTMAGGAADCQYWLAWLGMQCRLHELRHKRRISVAAASKILANLIYSYKGMGLSMGTMCAGVTKEEGPALYYVDSDGTRLSGNMFCVGSGQTFAYGVLDSEYKYDLTDEEALELGKRSILAATHRDAYSGGYINLYHVKEAGWVKHGFLDTNPIFWETKLEKGEFSNVTSALA, encoded by the exons ATGGATTCTCTCGTGGCCAAGTACAGCCGGCCGGCGTTTGCCCAGAACGAGCCTCtcgaggatgacgagctCAGCAATGAGCTGATGAACCCGGCGGATCACTTGTCGCTCAACTTTGCCATGCCGCCCATTGCCCAG CCCTCTGCATGGCTCCGCGCTGCCACAGACGACCGCTCCAACCCCGACTGTCCCATCAAGATTGCCCACGGAACGACGACGCTTGCCTTCCGCTTCCAGGGCGGCATCATCGTGGCCACTGATTCGCGAGCCACGGCCGGCAACTGGATTGCCTCACAGACGGTCAAGAAGGTGATTGAGATCAACAGCGTGCTGCTGGGAACCATGGCCGGTGGCGCCGCAGACTGCCAGTACTGGCTGGCCTGGCTGGGCATGCAGTGCCGCCTCCACGAGCTTCGCCACAAGCGCCGCATCagcgtcgccgccgccagcaagaTCCTGGCCAACCTCATCTACAGCTACAAGGGCATGGGCCTCAGCATGGGCACCATGTGCGCCGGCGtgaccaaggaggagggccCGGCTCTGTACTACGTCGACAGCGACGGCACGCGACTGTCGGGCAACATGTTCTGTGTGGGCAGTGGACAGACATTCGCCTATGGTGTGTTGGATTCAGAGTACAAGTACGATCTGACCGACGAGGAGGCCTTGGAATTGGGCAAGCGGAGTATCTTGGCTGCGACGCACCGTGATGCGTACTCTGGTGGATACATCAACCTGTACCACGTCAAGGAGGCGGGCTGGGTCAAGCACGGCTTCCTCGACACGAATCCGATCTTCTGGGAGACGAAGCTGGAAAAGGGCGAGTTTTCAAACGTCACGAGCGCGCTGGCGTAG